A genomic region of Caloenas nicobarica isolate bCalNic1 chromosome 9, bCalNic1.hap1, whole genome shotgun sequence contains the following coding sequences:
- the LOC135992041 gene encoding hypoxanthine-guanine phosphoribosyltransferase-like: MAYGLQIRDEESGYNKNLFCIPKHYEEDLERVFIPHGLILDRTERLARDIMQDMGSHHIVALCVLKGGYKFFADLLDHIKALNQNGDKSVPITVDFVRIKSCCNDTSTEKISIVGEELSTLNGKNVLVVEDIIETGRTMKALLSKLNNNEPKMVKVVSLLVKRTGQSPGYRPDYIGFEIPDKFVVGYALDYNEYFRDLNHICILKEKAKEKYRI; the protein is encoded by the exons ATAAGAGATGAAGAAAGTGGCTACaacaaaaatctattttgtatTCCTAAGCATTATGAAGAAGATTTAGAAAGAGTTTTCATTCCTCATGGACTCATCCTGGACAG gacaGAACGTTTGGCTAGAGATATCATGCAAGATATGGGAAGCCACCACATTGTTGCACTCTGTGTCCTTAAAGGAGGCTATAAATTCTTTGCTGATTTGCTGGACCATATAAAAGCACTAAATCAAAATGGTGATAAATCTGTGCCTATTACTGTGGATTTTGTTAGGATAAAAAGCTGCTGC AACGATACATCCACAGAAAAAATCAGTATTGTTGGTGAGGAACTGTCTACACTAAATGGGAAG AATGTGTTAGTAGTAGAG GACATTATTGAGACTGGTAGAACAATGAAAGCGCTACTTTCAAAACTAAACAACAATGAACCAAAGATGGTAAAAGTTGTAAG CCTGCTTGTTAAAAGGACAGGTCAAAGTCCAGGTTACAGACCAGACT ATATAGGCTTTGAAATTCCAGATAAATTTGTGGTTGGATATGCTCTTGATTATAATGAATACTTCAGAGATCTGAAC cacatcTGCATTCTGAAAGAGAAAGCCAAAGAGAAATATAGGATCTGA